The window TGAAGGGGGTTATGGCAATGCTCACTTTACCTCATCCAGGCGGCAAACACCAAGATTTGCTGAGTTGGGTCTAGCGGGGGAGAATCTGGATTTGGATTTTGAATTGAAACTTTTGGCAGATGTCGGCTTGATAGGACTTCCCAATGCGGGTAAGTCGAGCTTAATATCAGTCTTGACTAGTGTCAAACCAAAGATAGCCAACTATCCATTTACCACTATTGTGCCAAAGATTGGGATTGCCAATTACCATCAGCACAGCTTTGTGATTGCAGATCTACCAGGCCTGATAGCTGGTGCCAGCCAGGGCAAGGGTTTGGGTCAGCAGTTCTTGAGGCATATTGAAAGGTGCAGGGTATTGGTGGAGTTGATCAGCATCGAGAGTGAGAATTATCTAAAAGATATTGAAACAATAATCTCCGAGCTTCAACAGTATAAATCTGGTATATTGCTAAAAAGAAAAATAGTGTTTGTTGTTAGTAAGATCGATTTACTTGCTGGAGATAAGAAATTGCTTGATCAATATTTATCACAGATAAAAAAGGCTATAGATAAATTGGTAAAGAAATATCAACTGGACATAGACTCAGAAATAGTAGCAGTTTCTTCTTTGACAAAGACAAATCTTGATCAACTTAAATCTAGGCTCGCAATCCAGCTTGAAGCATGGGATCAAGTAGTTGAGACCGAGCAAGAAGTTGAGATGATTCCCGTAATTCGTGCGGAGGATGATCCAGAACTTTATTTGGTTGAAAAATTAGAAGAGGGCAAGTATATAATAAAAGGTCAGAAGATAGAACGTTTTGCCATGAAGACAAACTTTGACCAAGATCAGGCTGTGGCAAGACTGAGAGATATTTTAGTCAAGATGGGGATAGATCGAGAGTTATCCAGGCAAGGTATTAAGCTCGGAGATCAAGTAGAGATCGCCAACAAATCCCTAGAATACTAACAAGGGTGACACCGTACAAAGCAGGCCACGTATTGTATGGTTAAGGTATTAAGTCAAAAGTTGTCTCCAAAAAACGTTTACGGTGTCTTCTTGTCTTGGCTATATAGATGAAGGAGAATATCTTGGCTCTTGAAGATATTTTTTGACACTATTAGTCCTATTCTGGGTAGGTATCCTATTATTAGTCTTGCTAAAGCATTAGCAATTTGGTATATTTACTTGGATGGTTTGATAAGTTTTATTTTGATT of the Candidatus Saccharibacteria bacterium genome contains:
- the obgE gene encoding GTPase ObgE gives rise to the protein MFIDQVRITVQAGRGGDGRVSLLSNRSQAKGGPDGGDGGDGGDVIIQASHNYSTLSHFRGKKRFSAENGQMGDKFRRHGKRGQDITLEVPVGTVIKSEGEVIADLVANHQAVVIAKGGEGGYGNAHFTSSRRQTPRFAELGLAGENLDLDFELKLLADVGLIGLPNAGKSSLISVLTSVKPKIANYPFTTIVPKIGIANYHQHSFVIADLPGLIAGASQGKGLGQQFLRHIERCRVLVELISIESENYLKDIETIISELQQYKSGILLKRKIVFVVSKIDLLAGDKKLLDQYLSQIKKAIDKLVKKYQLDIDSEIVAVSSLTKTNLDQLKSRLAIQLEAWDQVVETEQEVEMIPVIRAEDDPELYLVEKLEEGKYIIKGQKIERFAMKTNFDQDQAVARLRDILVKMGIDRELSRQGIKLGDQVEIANKSLEY